A genomic stretch from Setaria italica strain Yugu1 chromosome VII, Setaria_italica_v2.0, whole genome shotgun sequence includes:
- the LOC101759528 gene encoding electron transfer flavoprotein subunit beta, mitochondrial, whose product MKILVAVKRVVDYAVKVRVRPDRTGIETANVKMSMNPFCEIAVEEALRLREAGAAAEVVAATIGPAHSADTLRTALAMGADRAVHVLHDPDPVRPLLPLAVAKILRAVALQEKPGLVILGKQAIDDDCNQTGQMLAGLLQWPQGTFASKVLLDKEKQKATVEREVDGGIETICLDLPAVITTDLRLNQPRYATLPNIMKAKSKVIKKVTPEELNVDIRSDMEVIEVNEPPKRKAGIILSSVDELLDKLKNEARVL is encoded by the exons atGAAGATCCTGGTCGCCGTCAAGCGGGTGGTGGACTACGCCGTGAAGGTGCGCGTGAGGCCGGACCGGACGGGCATCGAGACGGCCAACGTCAAGATGTCCATGAACCCCTTctgcgagatcgccgtggaggAGGCGCTCCGCCTCCgggaggccggcgccgccgccgaggtcgtcgccgccaccatcgGCCCCGCTCACTCGGCCGACACGCTCCGCACCGCGCTCGCCATGGGCGCCGACCGCGCCGTCCACGTGCTCCACGACCCCGACCCCGTGCGGCCGCTCCtcccgctcgccgtcgccaagATCCTCCGCGCCGTCGCGCTCCAGGAGAAGCCCGGCCTCGTCATCCTCGGCAAGCAG GCAATTGATGACGATTGCAACCAAACAGGACAAATGCTAGCTGGATTGCTTCAGTGGCCACAGGGAACCTTTGCCTCCAAG GTTTTATTGGACAAAGAGAAACAAAAAGCTACTGTTGAGAGAGAGGTTGACGGTGGAATTGAAACCATCTGCCTTGATTTGCCAGCAGTGATCAC CACGGATTTGAGACTGAACCAGCCAAGATATGCAACTTTGCCGAACATAATGAAGGCAAAATCTAAAGTTATTAAAAAAGTTACCCCTGAAGAGCTCAATGTGGATATTAGATCAGATATGGAGGTCATTGAGGTCAATGAACCTCCGAAAAGAAAAGCAGGGATAATTCTTTCATCTGTCGACGAGCTCCTTGATAAGTTGAAAAATGAAGCACGTGTCTTGTAA
- the LOC101782773 gene encoding heavy metal-associated isoprenylated plant protein 33-like translates to MTEDLKPLEPLAIGICGIFEVARMIKDDILKVKTCRLRAESGYPLQWVREEGVYQSHIDAKEGKVTFSSLMDPDTVIKKLNKAGKPAHLWGANPGVASQVQKIQVGGGGNDQQPKDNGGKGQPNDAGVNGQAKGGVAATSSSGEGDLKITMPQATPQQLQKLQQMQMKGTKLPPQIMGMGSKKPQPPAKGPKTVKFNVPEDIDSRDESEDENFEDEDLDDEIMKLIKTRTMPSAASGGDKKGGNGGNRGSSGNEIPVKIKGNANNGGKMNPRAKQSLGGGGNKGKNGGGAQPPQNGKGGALGIGNQPGQSKKGGARTHPPAGVGGLMIGGIPMRPPNMMGGAGGPSAGIGGPMIGSMPPPPQPADMMMKPPNMTGGMPMGHPHMVGNGMQPGGGSAAVHGMPGARFYVGGASGCVGSGMPSGPEMMQAAAGNPVAQQQQYMPMIHQQHQPQMMMNGNGPHGHHVHGGAGYPQMGYGYEHPPMPYQPSRPTLLLWIHE, encoded by the exons ATGACTGAAG ATCTGAAGCCTCTCGAGCCTTTGGCGATTGGAATTTGCGGCATTTTTGAGGTGGCCAGGATGATCAAGGATGATATCCTCAAGGTGAAG ACCTGCCGCCTGCGTGCTGAAAGTGGATATCCACTGCAATGGGTGcgagaagaag GTGTGTACCAAAGCCACATAGATGCGAAGGAGGGGAAGGTGACATTTTCCAGCCTGATGGATCCGGACACTGTCATCAAGAAGCTGAATAAGGCCGGCAAGCCCGCGCACCTGTGGGGTGCCAACCCTGGAGTGGCAAGCCAGGTCCAAAAGATCCAggttggcggtggcggcaacGACCAGCAGCCCAAGGATAATGGCGGCAAGGGGCAGCCCAATGATGCCGGTGTCAATGGACAGGCCAAGGGTGGAGTGGCTGCTACAAGCAGCAGCGGTGAAGGAGATTTAAAGATAACGATGCCGCAAGCCACTCCACAGCAGCTTCAGAAACTGCAACAAATGCAGATGAAGGGGACGAAGCTTCCTCCTCAGATCATGGGCATGGGCAGCAAGAAGCCGCAGCCACCGGCGAAGGGCCCCAAGACCGTCAAGTTTAACGTTCCCGAGGACATCGACTCCCGGGATGAGTCTGAAGATGAGAATTTTGAGGACGAGGACCTTGACGACGAAATTATGAAGTTGATCAAGACAAGGACCATGCCGTCAGCCGCCAGTGGGGGCGACAAGAAGGGCGGCAATGGTGGAAATAGAGGCAGCAGCGGCAACGAGATCCCGGTGAAGATCAAGGGAAATGCCAACAACGGCGGCAAGATGAACCCTAGAGCAAAGCAGAGCTTGGGTGGAGGAGGCAACAAGGGCAAGAACGGTGGCGGTGCACAGCCACCGCAGAACGGCAAGGGCGGTGCCCTAGGTATTGGGAACCAGCCGGGACAGTCCAAGAAGGGCGGCGCCAGGACACATCCGCCCGCCGGGGTTGGTGGCCTGATGATAGGCGGCATACCTATGAGGCCGCCCAACATGatgggcggcgccggtggcccgTCTGCCGGTATCGGCGGCCCGATGATAGGcagcatgccgccgccgccgcagccggcggACATGATGATGAAGCCGCCGAACATGACGGGCGGCATGCCGATGGGCCACCCCCACATGGTTGGCAATGGCATGCAGCCGGGAGGTGGTAGTGCCGCGGTGCACGGCATGCCTGGGGCTAGATTCTATGTGGGCGGTGCTAGTGGCTGCGTCGGCAGCGGCATGCCATCCGGACCAGAGATGATGCAGGCGGCCGCCGGTAACCCcgtggcgcagcagcagcagtataTGCCCATGATACATCAGCAACACCAGCCACAGATGATGATGAATGGCAATGGCCCTCATGGCCACCATGTTCATGGCGGTGCCGGGTACCCGCAAATGGGGTACGGTTACGAGCATCCGCCGATGCCCTACCAGCCCTCACGGCCAACATTATTGCTATGGATTCATGAATGA